One genomic window of Medicago truncatula cultivar Jemalong A17 chromosome 1, MtrunA17r5.0-ANR, whole genome shotgun sequence includes the following:
- the LOC11440780 gene encoding probable polygalacturonase — MKSAIFGNSYVICVISIVLILVSLAECREPSSIKLNSFDYHAINCRKHNAVLTDFGAVGDGKTLNTKAFNSAITNLSQYANDGGAQLIVPPGKWLTGSFNLTSHFTLFLQKGAVILASQDESEWPKLSFLPSYGREKDAPDGRFSSLIFGTNLTDVVITGNNGTIDGQGSTWWDKFQKKQLKITRPYMIEIMYSDQIQISNLTLINSPNWFVHPIYSSNIIINRLTILAPVDVPNTDGIDPDSCTNVLIEDNYIVSGDDCIAIKSGLDGYGIKVGKPSQKIIVRRLTCISPKSAMVALGSEMSGGIQDIRIEDITAINTESAVRIKTAVGRGAYVKDIFVKGMNLNTMKYVFWMTGAYKSHAENGFDPKALPKISGINYRDIIAKNVTIAGQLDGISNDPFTGICISNVTIEMSAQKNNLPWNCTDVSGVASNAVPKPCDMLPEKKIECPFPTDKLPIENVQFKTCNFQS, encoded by the exons ATGAAGAGTGCAATATTCGGAAATTCCTAT GTTATTTGTGTGATTTCTATAGTTTTGATATTGGTATCACTAGCAGAATGCAGAGAACCAAGTAGTATTAAATTGAACAGCTTTGACTACCATGCAATCAATTGCCGAAAACACAATGCAGTTTTAACAGATTTTGGTGCTGTTGGTGACGGCAAAACCCTTAACACAAAGGCATTTAATTCAGCAATAACCAATCTTAGCCAATATGCAAATGATGGTGGTGCACAACTTATTGTTCCACCAGGTAAATGGCTAACTGGAAGCTTCAATCTCACAAGCCATTTCACTCTTTTTCTCCAAAAGGGTGCTGTCATTCTTGCATCTCAG GATGAATCAGAATGGcctaaattatcttttttacCATCTTATGGAAGAGAAAAAGATGCACCTGATGGAAGGTTTAGTAGTCTCATTTTTGGAACTAACCTCACTGATGTTGTAATTACCG GTAACAATGGGACAATTGATGGACAAGGATCTACTTGGTGGGACAAGTTCCAAAAGAAACAATTGAAAATCACTAGGCCATATATGATTGAGATTATGTATTCTGATCAAATCCAAATATCAAATCTCACTTTGATCAACTCTCCTAATTGGTTTGTCCATCCAATTTACAGCAG TAACATAATTATAAATAGACTTACTATTCTTGCACCAGTGGACGTTCCAAACACAGATGGCATAGACCCTG ACTCGTGTACAAACGTTCTAATTGAAGACAACTACATTGTCTCTGGTGATGATTGTATTGCGATTAAAAGTGGATTGGATGGGTATGGAATCAAAGTTGGAAAGCCATCACAAAAGATAATCGTAAGAAGGCTAACATGTATATCCCCTAAAAGTGCGATGGTTGCATTAGGCAGTGAAATGTCAGGTGGAATCCAAGATATTAGAATTGAAGACATCACAGCAATCAACACAGAATCAGCTGTTAGAATCAAAACAGCCGTTGGTAGAGGCGCATATGTGAAGGATATATTCGTcaaaggaatgaatttgaacacaatgaaatatgttttttggaTGACAGGGGCTTATAAGTCACACGCTGAAAATGGATTTGATCCAAAAGCATTGCCTAAAATTAGTGGAATAAACTATAGAGATATTATTGCTAAGAATGTGACAATTGCAGGACAACTTGACGGAATTTCTAATGACCCTTTCACAGGGATATGCATTTCTAATGTGACTATTGAAATGAGTGCACAGAAGAATAATCTTCCATGGAATTGCACTGATGTTTCTGGAGTTGCAAGTAATGCGGTTCCTAAACCATGTGATATGCTGCCAGAGAAGAAAATCGAATGTCCTTTTCCAACAGATAAACTACCCATTGAAAATGTTCAGTTCAAGACTTGTAACTTTCAAAGTTAA
- the LOC11414847 gene encoding probable polygalacturonase, giving the protein MSHKNMMKSPVFENSYVIGVISVLLIFGSLAECKEPSSSKLKNFDYPAINCRKHSAVLTDFGGVGDGKTLNTKAFNSAITNLSQYANDGGAQLIVPPGKWLTGSFNLTSHFTLFLQKDSVILASQDESEWPQFPVLPSYGSGRNASDGRFSSLVFGTNLTDVIITGNNGTIDGQGSYWWDKFHKGQMKITRPYMIEIMYSDQIQISNLTLINSPSWFVHPVYSSNIIINGLTILAPVDIPNTDGIDPDSCTNVRIEDNYIVSGDDCIAIKSGWDEYGIKFGKPSQQIIIRRLTCISPKSAMVALGSEMSGGIQDVRVEDVTAIKTESAVRIKTAIGRGAYVKDIFVKGMNLDTMKYVFWMTGSYKSHPDNGFDPNALPKISEINYRDVTAKNVTIAGKLDGISNDPFTGICVSNATIEMSAHKKKLPWNCTDVSGVTSNVSPTPCELLAEKEKFECPFPTDKLTIENVQFKTCNFKSSVIR; this is encoded by the exons ATGTCTCATAAAAACATGATGAAGAGTCCAGTATTCGAAAATTCCTAT GTTATTGGTGTGATCTCTGTACTTCTGATATTTGGTTCATTAGCAGAATGCAAAGAACCAAGTAGTAGTAAATTGAAGAACTTTGATTATCCAGCTATCAATTGCAGAAAACACAGTGCAGTTTTGACAGATTTTGGTGGTGTTGGTGATGGAAAAACCCTTAACACAAAGGCATTTAATTCAGCAATAACCAATCTTAGCCAATATGCAAATGATGGTGGTGCACAACTTATTGTTCCACCAGGTAAATGGCTAACCGGAAGCTTCAATCTCACAAGCCATTTCactctttttctccaaaaagatTCTGTCATTCTTGCATCTCAG GATGAATCAGAATGGCCTCAATTCCCTGTTTTACCTTCTTATGGAAGTGGAAGGAATGCATCTGATGGAAGGTTTAGCAGTCTCGTTTTTGGAACTAACCTCACTGATGTTATAATTACTG GTAACAATGGGACAATTGATGGACAAGGATCTTATTGGTGGGACAAGTTCCACAAGGGACAAATGAAAATCACTAGGCCATACATGATTGAGATTATGTATTCTGATCAAATCCAAATATCCAATCTCACTTTGATCAATTCCCCTTCTTGGTTTGTCCATCCAGTTTACAGCAG TAACATAATTATAAATGGACTTACAATTCTTGCACCAGTCGACATTCCTAACACGGATGGCATAGACCCAG ATTCATGTACAAACGTCAGAATTGAAGACAACTATATAGTTTCTGGTGATGATTGTATTGCAATAAAAAGTGGATGGGATGAGTATGGAATCAAATTTGGAAAGCCATCTCAACAAATAATCATAAGAAGGCTAACATGTATATCCCCTAAAAGTGCAATGGTTGCATTAGGCAGTGAAATGTCAGGTGGAATCCAAGATGTTAGAGTTGAAGACGTCACGGCAATCAAGACAGAATCGGCTGTTAGAATCAAAACAGCCATCGGTAGAGGCGCATATGTGAAGGACATTTTTGTCAAAGGAATGAATTTGGACAcaatgaaatatgttttttggaTGACAGGGTCTTATAAGTCACACCCTGATAATGGATTTGATCCAAACGCATTGCCTAAAATTAGTGAAATAAATTATAGAGATGTTACTGCCAAGAATGTGACTATTGCAGGCAAACTTGATGGAATTTCTAATGACCCTTTTACTGGAATTTGTGTTTCTAATGCGACTATTGAAATGAGTGCACATAAGAAGAAACTTCCATGGAATTGCACTGATGTTTCTGGAGTTACAAGTAATGTGAGTCCTACACCCTGTGAATTGCTGGcagagaaagaaaaatttgaatgtCCTTTTCCAACTGATAAACTTACCATTGAAAATGTTCAGTTCAAGACTTGTAACTTCAAAAGTAGTGTCATTAGATAA
- the LOC11418787 gene encoding SKP1-like protein 1, which yields MVIDYCKKHVDATAASSDEKPSEDDLKNWDAEFVKVDQATLFDLILAANYLDIKGLLDLTCQIVADMIKGKTPEEIRKTFNIKNDFTPKEEEEVRWENQWAFE from the coding sequence ATGGTGATTGATTACTGTAAGAAGCATGTCGATGCTACTGCTGCGAGTTCTGATGAAAAACCTTCAGAAGATGATCTTAAGAATTGGGATGCTGAATTCGTGAAGGTTGATCAGGCTACGCTTTTTGACCTCATTCTTGCTGCAAACTACTTGGATATCAAGGGCTTGCTGGATCTTACCTGCCAGATTGTGGCGGACATGATCAAAGGGAAGACACCGGAGGAAATTCGAAAGACTTTTAACATCAAGAATGATTTCACTccgaaggaagaagaagaagttcgCTGGGAAAATCAATGGGCATTTGAATGA
- the LOC11420475 gene encoding probable polygalacturonase: protein MKSARFENSYVIGVISVVLILGSLAECRVPSSIKLNNFDYPAINCRKHSAVLTDFGAVGDGKTLNTKAFNAAITNLSQYANDGGAQLIVPPGKWLTGSFNLTSHFTLFLQKDAVILGSQDESEWPQLLVLPSYGRGRDAPAGRFSSLIFGTNLTDVIITGDNGTIDGQGSYWWDKFHKKQLTLTRPYMIEIMYSDQIQISNLTLINSPTWFVHPIYSSNIIINGLTILAPVDSPNTDGINPDSCTNVRIEDNFIVSGDDCIAIKSGWDEYGIKVGMPSQQIIIRRLTCISPDSAMVALGSEMSGGIQDVRIEDVTAINTESAIRIKSAVGRGAFVKDIFVKGMDLNTMKYVFWMTGSYGDHPDNGFDPNALPKISGINYRDVTAKNVTIAGKLEGISNDPFTGICVSNVTIEMSAHKKKLPWNCTDISGVTSNVVPKPCELLQEKEIECPFPTDKLAIENVQFKTCNFQSSVF, encoded by the exons ATGAAGAGTGCAAGATTCGAAAATTCCTAT GTTATTGGTGTGATATCTGTAGTTCTGATATTGGGATCACTAGCAGAATGCAGAGTACCAAGTAGTATTAAATTGAACAACTTTGATTATCCTGCAATCAATTGCAGAAAACACAGTGCAGTTTTAACAGATTTTGGTGCTGTTGGTGATGGCAAAACCCTTAACACAAAAGCTTTTAATGCAGCAATAACCAACCTTAGCCAATATGCAAATGATGGTGGTGCACAACTTATTGTTCCACCAGGTAAATGGCTAACCGGAAGCTTCAATCTCACAAGCCATTTCactctttttctccaaaaagatGCTGTTATTCTTGGATCTCAG gATGAATCAGAATGGCCTCAACTTCTTGTTTTACCATCTTATGGAAGGGGAAGAGATGCACCTGCTGGAAGGTTTAGTAGTCTCATTTTTGGAACTAACCTCACTGACGTGATTATTACCG GTGACAATGGGACAATTGATGGACAAGGATCATATTGGTGGGACAAATTCCACAAGAAACAATTGACACTCACTAGACCATACATGATTGAGATTATGTATTCTGATCAAATCCAAATATCAAATCTCACTTTGATCAACTCTCCAACATGGTTTGTTCATCCAATTTACAGCAG TAACATAATTATAAATGGACTTACCATTCTTGCACCAGTAGACTCTCCAAACACAGATGGAATAAACCCAG ACTCATGTACAAACGTTAGAATTGAAGACAACTTCATTGTCTCTGGCGATGATTGCATTGCAATAAAAAGTGGATGGGATGAGTATGGAATTAAAGTTGGAATGCCATCACAACAAATAATCATAAGAAGGTTAACTTGTATATCCCCTGATAGTGCTATGGTTGCATTAGGCAGTGAAATGTCAGGTGGAATCCAAGATGTTAGAATTGAAGATGTCACAGCAATCAACACAGAATCCGCTATTAGAATAAAATCTGCTGTCGGTAGAGGTGCTTTTGTGAAGGACATTTTCGTCAAAGGAATGGATTTGAATACAATGAAATATGTGTTTTGGATGACAGGTTCTTATGGAGATCATCCTGATAACGGATTTGATCCAAACGCATTGCCTAAAATTAGTGGAATAAATTATAGAGATGTCACCGCTAAGAATGTGACTATTGCGGGCAAACTTGAAGGAATTTCTAACGACCCTTTTACTGGAATATGTGTTTCTAATGTGACTATTGAAATGAGTGCACATAAGAAGAAACTTCCATGGAATTGCACTGATATTTCTGGAGTTACAAGTAATGTGGTTCCTAAACCATGTGAATTGCTGCAAGAGAAGGAAATTGAATGTCCTTTTCCAACAGATAAACTAGCCATCGAAAATGTTCAATTCAAGACTTGTAACTTCCAAAGTAGTGTCTTCTGA